In a single window of the Anguilla rostrata isolate EN2019 chromosome 4, ASM1855537v3, whole genome shotgun sequence genome:
- the znf692 gene encoding zinc finger protein 692 — translation MSSPRDAQRRQRRRELDARRSKSRVRLGACLQSWGQLKERLGFALHSELAQHLLESYFSKACVKCSVGRGEAKGVKPVVTSEESLQCLVLQVHCHGQRCPLPPNLQPAGAVEGQAAGAGQAEGEGQSNRRKREEKKGRKDVRLEMRPTEGRGESGEGAQSELCLRYACQGGHVLAWCPSRTGQEGCGADGGRAEELAVPAGASPSRERGRRRPMEEKRESSKEEACFSGKTRRCSKAGSTEGSQHAEEEQEEEEEEGVQEEEIVTGTETGESTTPGSMCVQEVEPEMERDQVTTEFPQSREDCQLPGEEEREAGSPDVQTDNNYIPSPSRANPGCPSYSSDITSGKPTREVKKKPYSPHGDSTVIRQKTTRGKQRKAVQPAQARSSPRISKQENKRSTVPKRLGDDDISQISGKRKRCVRDAKATPRDILPCEFDGCGKIFSSRQYLNHHMKYQHFHQKTFACSHPSCGKSFNFKKHLKEHEKLHSNQRDYICEFCARAFRTSSNLIIHRRIHTGEKPLQCEVCGFTCRQKASLNWHMRKHDAESGYQFPCEICGRRFEKRDNVTAHRSKSHPDHTPGPAPAANPAAPASETPSPLPERSALASDDPADPVHSADLAGRSSDPGDLSIVVM, via the exons ATGTCTTCCCCAAGAGATGCTCAACGACGGCAACGGCGCAGGGAGCTGGACGCCAGGCGGAGCAAGTCGCGGGTTCGCCTGGGCGCGTGTCTGCAGAGCTGGGGTCAGCTGAAGGAGAGGCTCGGGTTCGCCCTCCATTCGGAGCTCGCGCAGCATCTGCTAGAGAG CTACTTCTCCAAGGCCTGTGTCAAGTGCTCTG ttgggaGGGGTGAGGCAAAGGGGGTGAAGCCTGTGGTGACATCAGAGGAATCCCTCCAGTGCCTGGTGCTGCAGGTCCATTGCCATGGGCAACGGTGCCCCCTTCCTCCCAACCTACAGCCTGCTGGTGCTGTGGAGGGTCAGGCcgctggggcggggcaggctgagggggaggggcagagcaaCAGACgcaaaagagaagagaaaaaaggcaGGAAAGACGTTCGGCTGGAGATGCGGCCTACGGAGGGGCGGGGAGAATCAGGAGAGGGGGCTCAGTCAGAGCTCTGTCTGAGGTACGCCTGCCAAGGGGGGCACGTTTTGGCCTGgtgcccctccaggactggccAAGAGGGGTGCGGGGCGGAcggggggagggcggaggagCTCGCTGTCCCTGCTGGTGCGAGCCCATCCAGAGAACGAGGGAGGAGGAGACcgatggaggagaagagagagagcagcaagGAGGAAGCCTGCTTTTCAGGGAAGACCAGGAGGTGCAGCAAAGCAGGGTCTACAGAGGGGAGTCAACAcgcggaggaggagcaggaagaggaggaggaagagggggtaCAGGAGGAGGAGATAGTCACTGGGACTGAGACTGGAGAGAGCACCACACCAg GGAGTATGTGTGTACAGGAAGTTGAgccagagatggagagggatcAGGTAACAACAGAGTTTCCGCAGTCACGGGAAGATTG TCAGCTCCCTggtgaagaagaaagagaagcagGCAGCCCAGACGTGCAAACTGACAACAACTACATTCCATCCCCTTCACGGGCCAATCCTGGCTGTCCCTCTTACAGCAGTGACATAACTTCAGGCAAACCCACCAGGGAGGTCAAAAAGAAGCCATATTCTCCCCACGGTGACTCAACTGTAATACGACAAAAGACCACTAGGGGGAAACAGAGGAAAGCAGTTCAGCCTGCACAAGCCAGATCTAGTCCACGGATAAGCAAGCAGGAAAACAAAAG AAGCACCGTACCAAAGAGGTTGGGAGACGATGACATTTCTCAGATTAGCGGCAAAAGAAAAAGGTGCGTGCGCGACGC GAAAGCAACACCCAGAGATATTTTGCCATGCGAGTTCGACGGCTGTGGAAAGATATTCTCATCCCGGCAGTACCTCAAT CACCACATGAAGTACCAGCACTTTCACCAGAAGACGTTCGCCTGCTCTCACCCCTCTTGCGGAAAGTCTTTCAATTTCAAGAAGCACCTGAAGGAGCATGAGAAACTACACAGCA ACCAGAGAGACTACATCTGTGAGTTCTGTGCCCGAGCTTTCCGGACCAGCAGCAACCTGATCATCCACCGCAGGATCCACACCGGGGAGAAACCACTGCA GTGCGAGGTGTGCGGCTTCACCTGCCGCCAGAAGGCCTCGCTGAACTGGCACATGCGCAAGCACGACGCCGAGAGCGGCTACCAGTTCCCCTGCGAGATCTGCGGCCGCCGCTTCGAGAAGAGGGACAACGTGACCGCCCACCGCAGCAAGAGCCACCCGGACCAcacccccggccccgcccccgccgcaaACCCGGCCGCCCCCGCCTCCGAAactccctccccgctccccgagCGCTCGGCCCTGGCCTCGGACGACCCCGCCGACCCCGTGCACAGCGCCGACCTCGCGGGCCGGTCCAGCGACCCCGGCGACCTTTCTATCGTGGTGATGTGA